ACGAGAAAACATAGGTAATTATATTTTTATGTAAAAAATATTGTGAAACAACTATTGTTTCTTCCTCTTCTATAATGTCCGAATCAGCTAATAGCCTGCTTATAATTTATCAGAGGTTAAGTTCCTGCTTTCGCTCTTAATTCTTGCACCTGCTTTATTATTTCTTCTACTAAGTCCTTAGCACCGCCTGGATCGATTATTGCAGCGCTAGCTGCAGCCACCTCTATACCTGCTGCTTCACCCAGCTTCTTCTTGCTTGGGACATAGACATATGGTATTTTCTTTTCATCGCAGAGTAAAGGTAGGTGAGCAACTATTTCTGGTGGATCAACGTCTTCAGCAATTATTACTAATCTAGCTATTCCTCTTTCAACAGCTTTTGTTGTTTCATTTGTTCCCTTCTTTATCTTACCACCTGTCTCTCTAACCTTCTTGACTGCTTCATATACTTTCTCAGCTAGTTCTGAGGGTACCTCGAATTTTACATAGAACGGCTTAGACATAACTTCATCCTCCTCCCAATTCTTCGGTCGTCTGACTTAAAAGCTAATAATAGTAAATGATATTATAAGGTTTTTGTTATTTATGTGCAAAAATACATTTGATCTCCTCTGGTTCTTTGGAATCAATTCTTGCAAACCCTATTCTATAGAACTGTACTATGTCTCCATGTTCTTCGTTAATTAATGCCTTTTCTGCGAGGAGCATTCTTGTTTCAAGACTTGTTTCCTTTGGTATTACTAGTTTGACTCTTATTGCTTGCTCGGGTTTAACCCATTGAATTATTGGTGCATGATATTGCTTTGCTTCTTTAGCTGATAAACTTATTAGTCTTGCTTCAAAACCCATATAGTTTTTAGAGAATACTGGTCGTGTTAGCGCAAAGTTTCCTATTCCCATTAATCTAAACATTTTATTTTGTATGGTATCAAAATCTCTACGTGATATGTATACTATGTCTCCTGGTTTTACTATATAACTATATGTTTCATGTGTTGAAGGATGACGTAATACGTGGGCTTCAATACTATTACTAAAACCTATAAGTTTCAGTGGTAATGCTTCTTCGACAGCCATATACCTTTTTGCCTGAGGATCTATGATTGATCTATTTATTGCAGCTAAGTTAACATAACTAATCCTTGCATCAATAACATTTATTCCTACATCCTTTATTATTCTCCAAAGAGTTTCTCTTGCAATCCCCCTTCTCCGTAAGCCGGACAATGTTCCGAATCTTGGATCATCGTATGGCTCCATATTATATTCTACAATCATCTTCCTCATTCTAGACTTGCTCAAAATAACTCCTTCAAGACTTAATCTACCAAAATGTATGGTTTCCGGATATTTCCAACCCATATGATCATATAGGAATTTCTGCTTAATAGTGTTTGAAACATGTTCTTTAGCTCTGAGTATATGTGTAACACCCATTAAGTGATCATCTATTGCAGCAGCTAAATTATATGTGGGCCACAAGATGTATTTGTCTCCAACAATTGGATGAGGTGTTTTAGAAGTATCAATTATTCTTGCAGCAACCCAGTCCCTAACACTTGGATCAGGATGTGACAGGTCTGTTTTAACCCTAACAACTGCTTCTCCCTCAGAATAGTATCCTTCAAATATCTTGTCAAGCTCTTCCAGGTGTTTTTCAGGGGATAATTCTCTGTGAGGACATGGTTTTCCAGCATCTCGTAGTTTCTTGAATTCTTTCGGACCACATTTATCCACATAAGCTCCTCCACGTTTTATTAGTTCCCGTAAAGTATTGTAGAGTATTGGTAAGCGTAGACTTTGAATATATTCCTCATCCCATTTAATACCTAGCCATTTAAGATCATTTCTTATCCTATCATATGCTTCTGGAAAAGGTGCTTTTGTTCTAGGATCGGTGTCTTCGAATCTTAGAATCATTTTTCCCTCATACATTTCAGCATACCAGTAACTGAGAAGTGCAGGTCTAGCGTTTCCTAAATGGATAGTATAGTCTGGATTAGGAGCGAATCTTGTGACAACTTTTCCCTTTACAGCATTGGGTAGGGGTGGTAAAGATTTTTCTTCTGTTTTAGGTTTTTCTTCAAGTAGTTCTGGCCAATTCTTTTCAATAATTTCTTTTTGTTTTTCTATTGATAACTTGTTTACTTCGTTTATTGTTTCACGGACTATACTAATTATTTCTTTAACGTGTCTTCGTATCTCCGGTATTTCGGCTATAATTTTGGATATTACGGGTTTTAATTCTGCTTTTCCACTGTGTTTATATGCGTTTAGTAATGCGTATTTATATGCTGCTTCACGGACTTTTTCTAATAATGATTTCTCTAATGTCATCTTTATTCACTACCGCTAAAACATATCTTTCAGGTTTTTCCCATGGAAAATTAATTACGAGTAAGACTACTCCCTTACATGGTGAACGAATTGTTCTTACTTCACCTTTACCAGTAATTATGTATGCAACTTTATCTCTTTCCTCGATTACGTCTCCTTCTCTGGGAAAAACATATGGTTGTACACCTTTAACCTCGATTAGGCAAAGCTTCTTATTTTCATCTATTAGAAAACCTTTCATTTCTTTTTCTCCACTATACTCTGGGATTACTATGAATGCTTTTTTAGTAGCTGGTTTTACTAGGTCAATATAATTTATTATGTGTTCATAAACTATATGTCCGAATACACGCTTATAATTCACATTATCTATATCTTCTTTCGTAAATGCTAAGGCATAATGTCCATTTATTTCTAGAATATACTTATCGCCTTCCACTCCTTCAACGAATATTTCAGGATATCTATATTTTTCCATTATTGAAAACCACCTTTACGAACAAATTGTATATAGTTTTCTAAATCTATTTTTCTCTGTTTAAAATAGCTTAGTATAGGCTCGAACAATACAACTGGTTTGCCACGGGCTTCATTTGGATTCTTAGCTCCAATTAGGAAGAGTATGGTTCTAATAGTCTCGATATATGTGTATAGGAATTCGTATGCTTTATTATAGCCTTGTTTTAATAAGAGATAAATAATTGGTTTTGCTATTCCAACCATGTTTGCTCCGAGAACTAATGATTTTACTGCTTTTAAACCATCCCATACTCCTCCACTAGCAATGATGAATGAGTCGGGAGCAGCGTTTCTAGTCTCAATAATTGCTAGTGGCGTGGGTATTCCCCATTTACTAAGAATTTCAGCGATTCTCCTCTTATACTCGGGCGTCCTAGACCGATACTTCTCGACTAATATCCAGTTTGTACCACATGAGCCTGATACGTCAAAGTATCTTATACCAATAGATCTGAATAATGATGCTGTTTCCATGGAGATACCGTTGCCTACTTCTTTAATGATTACTGGAACATCAATGTTATCAAGTACTTCTTCGATCTTGGCAATAACATTGTCACTAAATCTTGTATCTCCTTCTGGCTGTATAGCTTCTTGTGCTGGATTTAAATGTATTGCTAACGCGTCTGCCTCAATGGATTTGATAAGAAACTCAACATCATTTATGCTTAGATCATTAATGGTGTTAATACCGATATTACCAATAACCGGTACATCCTGCGCGGTCTTCCTAACTATTCTATAGGTTTTCAATACATCACTGTTCTCTCTATATATAATCATTGGTCTTTGACTTCCAACACCTATAGCTATACCTAGTTCTTGTGCTAGTCTAGCTAGTTTCTCATTTATTTTAGTAACATTTCTATGTCCTCCCGTCATTCCCGTTATCATTAGTGGTGCTTTAATAGTATAGCCTAGAAAATCTATCCTAAGATCCGTTTCCTCCAGATCTATTTTTGGAAAAGCTTGGTGAACAAGCATTATAGAATCGTATATTTCCGAGCAATGATCAGAAAAATCAACGTTTTCCTTCAAAATAATATCTATATGTTCTAGTTTTCTTTCACCTATATTCCTATCCATTTAAGGCACCGTATTATTAGCTAGGAATAAACATTGTATTTCTTTTAAAATAATGCTTATTAATATGTGATAATATTCTGTTACATATTATTTAATTAAAAACCTTATTGCAGCATAACCTACAACGGTTGATTTATCTCCTGAGACATCTCCACTTGTCGCATATTTTAATAGTTTAGCTTCTCCTTTACCATATAGTTTTACGAGTTCTATCAGAGTCATTATTCCTCCAGGACCACAGATGGTTACATGCTCCTCTAATAAAACCTTGTAGAAACCATCTGTGTCAAGTGCGAGTATGCGTTCTAGTGCTTTTTTGTCTTTGGCAACTGTTATATCATGTGGGTCATAATGGTTAAAGTCGCTGCTAGCAATTATTATACTATCTCTTCCTGTGCTCTGTAAAGATTCATATATTGCTTTAGAGAGATCCCTGGCTACATCTGGTGTGTGTAAGCCTAGAACTATCGGTACTATTTTAACATTGTCACCGAACAAATACTGTATAAATGGTAATTGAACCTCTATTGAATGTTCTTCGACATGTGCATATACGTCGAGTTCGGCGAGATCACTATTGTTAACTATATCTCTAGCTAGTTCAGCATCAACCTCTAGTTCTCCTAGAGGAGTAATCCATTTTCCTGCTGGATATACTGATACAAGTGAACCTAAACCTGAATGATTTGTTCCAATAATAATTATGGTTTCAGGTTTACCGTCGAGGGCTAAGTTGTAGTAGACATGAGCAGCTATAGGCCCGCTATAAATGTAACCTGCATGTGGAGCTACGTATCCTAAGGTTTCTTTGCGCCGTGCATTTGATACTTTAGGCAATTCTCCTGGACCAAGTGGATGTTTAAAAGAATGCTCGATAAACCCACGTAGTTTTTCTGGATCGCTTGGATAAAAATATCCAGCTACAACTGGGAGTCGTGTATGTGGTTTTTGCTCCAAATATTATTTCACCTCTTAAGTTTTACTTCAAACTCTGAAGGAGGCTCAGGCAAGTCGCCGTCCGGCGGCAATAATCCTTTCTCCCTAAGTATTTGTCTCGCCAATAACCAATATATTAGTGCTAAGCTTTTTCTACCCTTATTATTTGCTGGAATAATTAGGTCTATATATTCTGTTCTATTATCTGTATCAGCTAGTGAAACAATAGGTATACCTATTTCTGCTGCTTCCTTCAATGCTTGGGAATCAGCACGTGGATCGGTTAATAATACTATGTCTGGTTCAAAATACCATTTAAGACTTGGATTCGTAAAGGTTCCAGGCATAAATCTACCGATGAAAGGTTTGCATCCTACATAGTTGCAGAACTTAACAACAGGTTTTTGCCCATATGTTCTAACTGATACTACAGCTATTTTTGATGGTTCATATCTTGACAAGAACTTTGCAGCTATTCTTATTCTTTCATCAGTTTTTCTAACGTCTAGAATATATAGTCCATCGTTTCTAACACGGTAAACAAATTGTTCCATAAATTTTGTGCATATATGAGTTCCTATATGAACTCCTGCCATCAAATATTTTTCTAGAGGAACCAATAATTCTATTACCGGTTTTGTCCGGGTTTTCTCTGCAGATTCTTTATTTTTTGATTGTTCTTGAGCCATATTATTTCACCTCTTAGCTTACTCATGATACTTTGGGGAAGTTTAAGATTTCATAAGATATATCGATGTGTGAGAGAAACATTCGTCTACAACAGTATCTTTTAACACCTAGATCGTCGAGGACTTTGCCTGGATCTTCTCCTGCCTCAACTCTTTTCTTAAATTCTTCCCATAAATGACCTATGGGTGCACCACATGTGAAACATCTGACTGGAAACATCATTTTTATAAAACCACCTCGTTTTTACCTATAGCTTTTCTGCCATCTCCTCCTAGCACTATATCTGCCCCATTTCTCGGGCTCCGTTCTTCTCGGGTCTCCGCTTAACATGTATCTGTCGTATTCAGTAAATATTTTTCTTAGTTCAGGATTGCTATCTGCATATTCTAGTAGCCCCCTGGCAATAGCCATTCTAACAGCGTCTGCTTGACTCATTATACCGCCTCCTTTAACATTCACGTATATGTCTACCTGTTTCCATAGATCTCCGGCTATGACTAGGGGTTCATACATTTTTAGCCGAGCAAGCTCTATTGGCCATATTTCTAATGGTACATTATTTATCCACACTCTTCCCTCGCCAGGCTTAATAATTGCTCTTGCAATGCTTGTCTTCCTTTTACCTGTTGCAATAACTATTTTTCCCTTCACACTCATATCTTAACACCTTTCCAGCCAAGTTCTTTAGCTATATCTGCTAGGGTAATATATTCTCTACCAAGTCTATTAGCATCTGCTTTTTTGAAACGTATAAACTCTACTTTACCGAGTTCAGGCGGCACCCCATTATATACTCTAAGCCTCTTATACGCATTTCTACCTTTAGGTTTATCCATAGGAAGCATTCCGCGAACAGTTCTCTTCAATATGTTATGGGGCGACCTAGGCCTTCTAATCCCTGTTTTATAGGGGTTATAATGGGTGGTTACTTTCTCGATAAGCTTATATCCATGGATAACCCTTACTCTTTCACCGCTTACAACTGCTTTTTCAGCATTCACCACGATCACTCTGTATCCGTTGAGTAGTTTTTTAGCTATAATACTAGCCAGTCTTCCAAGGATCTGGTTTGTTGCATCAACATATATTGTTTTATGCTCACTCATTTATATCACCCAATAATTTTAACATTACTTCCACGCGGGTTTTCACGGGCTAGATCAAGTATGTGTATGGCTTTTCCACCAGCGATCTTTATTTTTTCAATAGCTGCTTTTGTATATGAAACTGCGGCAACTGTTACTGGGTGATCAATGTTTCCTGAGCCCAGTACTTTTCCTGGAACTACGACAATGTCTCCGCTACGGGTATGTCTATTTATCCTACTTATATTTACAGCTCTCCTCTGCCTCCTAGGTTTTTCGAGTTCTTCAGCGACTGCTTTCCAAATAGCTGCTCTATATTGTTTGGATAGTTTTTTGAGTTCTCTAATAGTTTTCCTTAACACAATGTTTGTGGGCCCTGTCTTCTTCATTTTATTATCCCCTCACCTCTAAGGTTTTCTATGAAATCATCTATTTTATTTTCAAGTATTTTTACGGCTTCAATAAGGATTCTTTTAGGAGGTAATGAGCCTGTGGATTCAATTGTTAAAATATATTCGTTTTCTCTCCAGCCAACCTTTATAGCACCGGCTGGGCAGTATTCTTCGCAAATTCTACATAGTGAACAATCAAATATTCTATCTCTGTTCACAGTTATTTTTCCATTTTTAAAGCTTAGAATATTTCTTGGGCAAACCTCTACACATTTTTTACAGTTTTCGCCTAAGCACTTCTTTTCATCTATGTGAATATCAGCAATATACTTATGTGCTGCAATAGATACGGGGCTCCATTTAGCATGTTCTTTTCCCCTGCCAAGCCTAGCATATGCTTCTAGCCTTATTTCCTGGTTCTTTCCGAGAACTATGATGGGGATATTATCATAGACAGGCTTTACATCGGGGTCAGAGGTTTTCAGGTCTCCGCTGTGCAGAGTTACTAGTTTGCCTTCCTCGCCTTTCCCCTCAAGATCGAGTTTTACAAAGCAATCCTCGGTGAATAATCCTCTATCACTCGCTTCCTTGCATTCTTCCGGGGATTTATATTTATCTAGTGCTGCTTCGCTTGTTAAAGGTATAAGTCCTAGTCTATGAGCAATATATTCATCATAGAATACGCTGCTATTCATTGTGAATACTACAGAATCAATAGCCATTGTTGGTACTTCTGCAATTACGACTCTACGAATAGAGTTTAAAACATGTAGGGGAATATCTTTTATATAAAGCTTTAGACGCAGAGGAGTTTTTTCTAAAACATTTATTTCCAAGACATGATTCACCCATATTAAAATATAGGTTTAGACTCTTCTACCTCTTCTACCGCCTGGTCTACGCGTAGTGTCATGCGGTATTGGTGTTACATCTTCGATTCTCCCAATAATGAATCCTGCTCTTGCAAGAGCACGTATAGCGGCTTGTGCTCCTGGTCCTGGAGTCTTTGGTCCATGGCCTCCAGGCGCTCTTACTTTAATATGTAAAGCTGTTATTCCCTTATCCATTGCTTCAGCGGCTGCACGACTAGCGGCAATCATTGCTGCATATGGGCTTGGTTTCTCACGATCAGCTTTTACAACCATTCCACCGCTCCATCTACTAACAGTTTCTGCTCCAGTCAGATCTGTTATGTGGATTATAGTGTTATTCAAGCTACTGTAAATATGGGCTACGCCCCATTTAAGTTCTCTACCCATGAAAGCCACTCTGATCACCCCTCAGCTATTTGGGTCTAAGCTTTCTCTTCAGCACTCTTTTTAAGCGGGCTTGTAGGTGCGTAATCAACTAGTTCTTCTTCTTCCCGGGAAACAATATATCCCGGCGAAGTAACTCTACGACCAGCAATGGCTATGTGGCCATGAACAATTAATTGTCTTGCATGATATATTGTTCTTGCCAGTCCCTTCTTATAAACTATGGTTTGCAGTCTTCTCTCTAATAAGTCTTCAACAGTTAATCCTAGGACGTCTTCTAGGGTTGCGTTTTCGTGGAGTAGTCCTAGACGATAAAGTCTGTTAAGTAGAGCTTTTTCTGTTTGTTCACGTATTTCCTGGGGAGCGGCTAGAAGTGATCGTGCTTGGTGGCGGAATTTCCTAACAATTGTTTGTGCTCTCCATAACTCTCTCTTATTTCTTAAACCATATGTTCCAAGAAGCTTAAGCTCTTGAACCAATACTTCTTTTCGCCACGGATGTCGCGGCCCCTCCCACTTCTTCCGAGGCTTCTTCGGATCACCCATGTTTTACACCTCTTTATCTCCTCTTCCTTCTTACACCCACAGTTAATCCTAAGCGGCCCGTGGTACGTGTACGCTGTCCACGAACTTTTAAGCCGAGAGCATGACGTATGCCGCGCCAACTCTTTATCTTCTTTTCTCTCTCAATATCTTGTTTAACATAGAATATTAGCTCGGCACCTATTAGATGCATATCTTTACCTGTAACATAGTCTTTTCTCCTATTAAGCATCCATGAAGGTATATCATAAGCTGACGGGTTACTCAATAAGTCCTCTATCCTCTTTATCTCCTCATCTGTTAAATAACCAATACGCATTTCAGGATCAATGCCTAGTCTTCGACAAATACCATAGGCTAAGTTAACGCCTACACCTTTAATTTCTGCTAAACCATACACGGTCTTTAAGCTACCATCAATATCGGTTCCCGCTATACGCACTATATATCTATAATTCCTAGCACTACTCAAAACCCCAACTTCACCCATGCATAACTTTTCTAAATAAATATCCTAACCAATACCATAAAAAAACTCCTATTATAAGCTTACCGTTTAATACTCAATAAACCTGTAGTTATCTATCCTCTATATTGAGCCGGCTCATCTCCTAATCCAGCTTTTCATCTTTTTCGTTGAGGAGACTTAATACTATTAAGAAATAAAATGTGTCAGGAGGGGCGAAAAATATCATCTCCAAAATGGATCGTTTTCCTAAAGCGCTTCATCATCCATGCTATGTATGCTGTTAATAACTATATATAAAGAAGTGGCGCCGGGGGCGGGATTCGAACCCGCGCGCCCCATATGGGGCACTGGCTCTCCAGGCCAGCCCCTTAGACCGCTCGGGCACCCCGGCATTCTAATTATTTATTTCGCTTATAGAGGGATAAAATGTTTCTCTGGGCTAACAATATTAATATATGTAGTGGGCTTATAAATGAACAAGTTTCTTTTTACAATCTAAGTAAACAATTATAGATAAAATAACGTGTTTAAAGTTCTATTTCCATCCATATTTCCGGCGGTACTCTGACACGGATAAGTTGTTTCATTACTCTCTCATCTGCTGCAATGTATAGTAGTCTTTTATGTATTCTCATTTCCCATTTCTCCCATTTCTTCTTTCCTTCGCCATGGGGTAGTTTAAGTGTTCTTACAACAAGTCTCTTTGTCGGCAATGGGATTGGCCCAGACATTTTTACTCCAGTACGTTTAACTATATCTGTTATTTTGCTTATGAACTCGTTTAGTATGTTGATGTTGTTGCTCCATATCTTTATCTTAACCATTCTTGGCGTCGACATTTCTTTCTACGCCTCAGCATATCAATGAGTTATGAGGGTTTATAGAGATATTGGTTGTTTATGTTTAGAAAAATTTTTTTTGTTGAGACCATTTGTTAAATGCTTGTTTTTTACTTTGTCTTTATCTCGATCTTCATTGGTTTAACATCTACTACTATTCCGATACCTATTGTTTTACCCATGTCTCTCATAGCGAATCTTCCTAGGGGTGGGAAGTCACTGTATTTCTCAACTACTAGTGGCTTAATAGGCTTGAATCTCACGATTGCTGCATCGCCCATTTTAAGGAACTGCGGGTTTTCTTCAACTACCTTACCAGTTCTGGGATCTAGTTTGGCTTTAATCTCCACTATTCTACTAGCTACGCTGGCTGTGTGTATATGTATTACTGGTGTGTATCCAACAGTAACAGCTGTTGGATGCCATATTATGAATACTCTTGCTGTGAATTCTTCTGCTACTGTTGGCGGATTATCTGGGTGTCCTGTAACATCTCCGCGTCTAATGTCTCTCTTTGAAACGCCACGTACATTGAATCCGATATTGTCTCCTGGCTCGGCTTTCTCTATTCTTACATGGTGGGTCTCAATGCTACGTACTTCACCGACCTTTGCCGGCGGCATAAATACTACTCTATCTCCAACTTTTAATACACCTGTTTCAACACGTCCAACTGGTACTGTACCAACACCGCTAATGGCGTAGACGTCCTGTATAGGTATTCTTAGTGGTTTATCTATAGGCTTCGGTGGCGGCTCTAAACTATCCAGTGCCTCAACTAGGGTTGGACCATTGTACCATGGCATATTAGGTGATCTCTCGATAAGGTTGTCTCCAGTCCATGCGGATACAGGGATAAATGGGATCTTGCTTATATCGTAGCCTAGGCTCTTCAAGAATTTTCCTAGAACAGTTTTTATTTGCTCATATCTCTTCTGGCTCCATGGAGGCTCTGTTGCATCCATCTTGTTTACTGCAACAATTAACTGGTTTATACCCATTGTCTTGGCCAAGATGGCGTGTTCACGTGTCTGCCCTTCAGGGCTCATACCTGCTTCGAACTCACCTTTACGAGCACTTACCACTAATAATGCTGCATCTGCCTGGCTCGCACCTGTAATCATGTTCTTAACGAAGTCTCTGTGTCCTGGTGCATCAATGATTGTGAAGATGTATTTTCTAGTTTCGAATTTCATGTAGGTTAACGCTATTGTTACTCCGCGCTCACGCTCTTCTTTAAGCTTGTCAAGTAACCATGCATACTTGAAGCTTTCTTTACCCCTCTTCTTAGCCTCTTCTTCCAGCATTTGTATTGTTTTCTGGTCAATAAGTCCTAGTCGATACAATATGTGTCCTACTAATGTGCTCTTACCATGGTCTACGTGCCCGATTACTACTAGGTTCAAGTGTGGTTTTTCAGAGCTCATACTAATCTACCCCCATTCATGTCATTTAACCTACTCCGTTTAAATACATGTTTAGGGTTTTTATAATATACTCTACACTATGCTAGAAATACTAATTCGATATAGTACTTATAAAGCTATCCTTAAAGAACTTTGTTATATGTTGAAAACAGTTTTATAGAATATAGGATATCCTATGAGAAGAAATGTTATTCTTTATCTGCTGCTGAGAGCTATTCTTTCTATTTCTTCTTTCTTCTGGATAGCATAGCTTCTCGAATCATTGTTTGCTGCTAAAATTATTTCCTCCGCTAATGCTTCCTCTATTGGTAGAGGGTTATTA
This is a stretch of genomic DNA from Staphylothermus hellenicus DSM 12710. It encodes these proteins:
- a CDS encoding 30S ribosomal protein S13; protein product: MSSARNYRYIVRIAGTDIDGSLKTVYGLAEIKGVGVNLAYGICRRLGIDPEMRIGYLTDEEIKRIEDLLSNPSAYDIPSWMLNRRKDYVTGKDMHLIGAELIFYVKQDIEREKKIKSWRGIRHALGLKVRGQRTRTTGRLGLTVGVRRKRR
- the amrB gene encoding AmmeMemoRadiSam system protein B; this encodes MEQKPHTRLPVVAGYFYPSDPEKLRGFIEHSFKHPLGPGELPKVSNARRKETLGYVAPHAGYIYSGPIAAHVYYNLALDGKPETIIIIGTNHSGLGSLVSVYPAGKWITPLGELEVDAELARDIVNNSDLAELDVYAHVEEHSIEVQLPFIQYLFGDNVKIVPIVLGLHTPDVARDLSKAIYESLQSTGRDSIIIASSDFNHYDPHDITVAKDKKALERILALDTDGFYKVLLEEHVTICGPGGIMTLIELVKLYGKGEAKLLKYATSGDVSGDKSTVVGYAAIRFLIK
- a CDS encoding 30S ribosomal protein S11; the encoded protein is MAFMGRELKWGVAHIYSSLNNTIIHITDLTGAETVSRWSGGMVVKADREKPSPYAAMIAASRAAAEAMDKGITALHIKVRAPGGHGPKTPGPGAQAAIRALARAGFIIGRIEDVTPIPHDTTRRPGGRRGRRV
- a CDS encoding glutamate--tRNA ligase gives rise to the protein MTLEKSLLEKVREAAYKYALLNAYKHSGKAELKPVISKIIAEIPEIRRHVKEIISIVRETINEVNKLSIEKQKEIIEKNWPELLEEKPKTEEKSLPPLPNAVKGKVVTRFAPNPDYTIHLGNARPALLSYWYAEMYEGKMILRFEDTDPRTKAPFPEAYDRIRNDLKWLGIKWDEEYIQSLRLPILYNTLRELIKRGGAYVDKCGPKEFKKLRDAGKPCPHRELSPEKHLEELDKIFEGYYSEGEAVVRVKTDLSHPDPSVRDWVAARIIDTSKTPHPIVGDKYILWPTYNLAAAIDDHLMGVTHILRAKEHVSNTIKQKFLYDHMGWKYPETIHFGRLSLEGVILSKSRMRKMIVEYNMEPYDDPRFGTLSGLRRRGIARETLWRIIKDVGINVIDARISYVNLAAINRSIIDPQAKRYMAVEEALPLKLIGFSNSIEAHVLRHPSTHETYSYIVKPGDIVYISRRDFDTIQNKMFRLMGIGNFALTRPVFSKNYMGFEARLISLSAKEAKQYHAPIIQWVKPEQAIRVKLVIPKETSLETRMLLAEKALINEEHGDIVQFYRIGFARIDSKEPEEIKCIFAHK
- the rpl7ae gene encoding 50S ribosomal protein L7Ae, giving the protein MSKPFYVKFEVPSELAEKVYEAVKKVRETGGKIKKGTNETTKAVERGIARLVIIAEDVDPPEIVAHLPLLCDEKKIPYVYVPSKKKLGEAAGIEVAAASAAIIDPGGAKDLVEEIIKQVQELRAKAGT
- a CDS encoding 30S ribosomal protein S9, which encodes MSVKGKIVIATGKRKTSIARAIIKPGEGRVWINNVPLEIWPIELARLKMYEPLVIAGDLWKQVDIYVNVKGGGIMSQADAVRMAIARGLLEYADSNPELRKIFTEYDRYMLSGDPRRTEPEKWGRYSARRRWQKSYR
- the rpsB gene encoding 30S ribosomal protein S2, which encodes MAQEQSKNKESAEKTRTKPVIELLVPLEKYLMAGVHIGTHICTKFMEQFVYRVRNDGLYILDVRKTDERIRIAAKFLSRYEPSKIAVVSVRTYGQKPVVKFCNYVGCKPFIGRFMPGTFTNPSLKWYFEPDIVLLTDPRADSQALKEAAEIGIPIVSLADTDNRTEYIDLIIPANNKGRKSLALIYWLLARQILREKGLLPPDGDLPEPPSEFEVKLKR
- a CDS encoding DUF2118 family protein; translation: MEKYRYPEIFVEGVEGDKYILEINGHYALAFTKEDIDNVNYKRVFGHIVYEHIINYIDLVKPATKKAFIVIPEYSGEKEMKGFLIDENKKLCLIEVKGVQPYVFPREGDVIEERDKVAYIITGKGEVRTIRSPCKGVVLLVINFPWEKPERYVLAVVNKDDIREIIIRKSP
- a CDS encoding DNA-directed RNA polymerase subunit N; its protein translation is MMFPVRCFTCGAPIGHLWEEFKKRVEAGEDPGKVLDDLGVKRYCCRRMFLSHIDISYEILNFPKVS
- a CDS encoding 50S ribosomal protein L18e encodes the protein MKKTGPTNIVLRKTIRELKKLSKQYRAAIWKAVAEELEKPRRQRRAVNISRINRHTRSGDIVVVPGKVLGSGNIDHPVTVAAVSYTKAAIEKIKIAGGKAIHILDLARENPRGSNVKIIG
- a CDS encoding 50S ribosomal protein L13, which translates into the protein MSEHKTIYVDATNQILGRLASIIAKKLLNGYRVIVVNAEKAVVSGERVRVIHGYKLIEKVTTHYNPYKTGIRRPRSPHNILKRTVRGMLPMDKPKGRNAYKRLRVYNGVPPELGKVEFIRFKKADANRLGREYITLADIAKELGWKGVKI
- the fni gene encoding type 2 isopentenyl-diphosphate Delta-isomerase, which translates into the protein MDRNIGERKLEHIDIILKENVDFSDHCSEIYDSIMLVHQAFPKIDLEETDLRIDFLGYTIKAPLMITGMTGGHRNVTKINEKLARLAQELGIAIGVGSQRPMIIYRENSDVLKTYRIVRKTAQDVPVIGNIGINTINDLSINDVEFLIKSIEADALAIHLNPAQEAIQPEGDTRFSDNVIAKIEEVLDNIDVPVIIKEVGNGISMETASLFRSIGIRYFDVSGSCGTNWILVEKYRSRTPEYKRRIAEILSKWGIPTPLAIIETRNAAPDSFIIASGGVWDGLKAVKSLVLGANMVGIAKPIIYLLLKQGYNKAYEFLYTYIETIRTILFLIGAKNPNEARGKPVVLFEPILSYFKQRKIDLENYIQFVRKGGFQ
- a CDS encoding 30S ribosomal protein S4: MGDPKKPRKKWEGPRHPWRKEVLVQELKLLGTYGLRNKRELWRAQTIVRKFRHQARSLLAAPQEIREQTEKALLNRLYRLGLLHENATLEDVLGLTVEDLLERRLQTIVYKKGLARTIYHARQLIVHGHIAIAGRRVTSPGYIVSREEEELVDYAPTSPLKKSAEEKA
- the rpsJ gene encoding 30S ribosomal protein S10 is translated as MSTPRMVKIKIWSNNINILNEFISKITDIVKRTGVKMSGPIPLPTKRLVVRTLKLPHGEGKKKWEKWEMRIHKRLLYIAADERVMKQLIRVRVPPEIWMEIEL
- a CDS encoding DNA-directed RNA polymerase subunit D, translating into MEINVLEKTPLRLKLYIKDIPLHVLNSIRRVVIAEVPTMAIDSVVFTMNSSVFYDEYIAHRLGLIPLTSEAALDKYKSPEECKEASDRGLFTEDCFVKLDLEGKGEEGKLVTLHSGDLKTSDPDVKPVYDNIPIIVLGKNQEIRLEAYARLGRGKEHAKWSPVSIAAHKYIADIHIDEKKCLGENCKKCVEVCPRNILSFKNGKITVNRDRIFDCSLCRICEEYCPAGAIKVGWRENEYILTIESTGSLPPKRILIEAVKILENKIDDFIENLRGEGIIK